A stretch of Myroides oncorhynchi DNA encodes these proteins:
- a CDS encoding RHS repeat domain-containing protein has product MLYDYNSRILRSYTKNYLEGYTQVDTKYTFTGLPLKVTTKHKRDNLVTDVQQIEENFVYDHAERLLHQTHKVNSLAEVVLFENVYDELGALEKKRVGGKRSGTTPTTNTFLQELQYKYNIRGWLTEVNNISNISQLNNGKSTLFALKLNYNKPEQNSSGVKGLYNGNITEQIWKSSLDNKRRSYGYVYDGANRLVLGSFKAPDLGSASTANLYDEKLAYDKNGNILKLDRNGASLAGVVTTIDKLNYGYEPGSNLLSTVRDASGNQEGFKQVNTSGIDYGYDEFGNLTSDKHKKITKIKYNHLNLPVEISFGTDKIEYIYTSSGEKVQKKVTDKGIVTLTDYLGGFQYVKGKLSFFPTAEGFFNTETNTYVYQFKDHLGNIRLSYSDKNTDNTIDASEIIEETNYYPFGLAHKGYNQKNDALMKDYKYQYNGKEKQEELGLNYYDYGARNYDAAIGRWMNVDPLAEKYPSWTPYHYVHNNPINLIDPTGMESEDWVKREKNGGTEYFFDPDVQGKNATESKHGKGSHVENGSSLVGKSSQGEKYRYTFNSDGSYSKGGSMVNSRTKTEGGSTIYQYCSSCLDPQTLYQQFGGIGGLTYPGGDNPKTYGGKDDYSFVPSSLVEFPAIQHDLAYDKLGITGASGLLMDRSAISADWTFVNQHIFLSQSGLLSPTDRFKSDLLGFGLGAAATPKTLLNFVLPSPKYNYPYTPEQRVLTNIGMSNFR; this is encoded by the coding sequence ATGTTATATGACTATAACAGTCGTATTCTTAGAAGTTATACTAAAAATTATCTAGAGGGATATACCCAGGTGGATACAAAGTATACTTTTACAGGTCTTCCCTTAAAAGTAACCACTAAACACAAAAGAGATAATCTTGTTACAGATGTACAACAAATAGAAGAAAACTTTGTTTATGATCACGCAGAGAGGTTATTACACCAAACCCATAAGGTTAATAGTTTAGCCGAGGTTGTTCTTTTTGAAAATGTATATGATGAGCTGGGAGCTTTAGAGAAAAAACGCGTTGGAGGAAAAAGGTCAGGTACTACTCCTACAACTAATACTTTCTTACAAGAATTACAGTATAAATACAATATCAGAGGATGGCTTACAGAGGTTAATAATATAAGTAACATAAGTCAGTTAAACAATGGAAAGAGTACTTTGTTTGCCCTTAAATTAAACTACAATAAACCTGAACAAAACAGTTCAGGAGTTAAAGGACTTTATAACGGTAATATCACTGAACAAATTTGGAAAAGCTCCTTAGATAATAAAAGGCGTAGTTATGGTTATGTATATGATGGAGCCAATAGATTAGTATTAGGTTCTTTTAAAGCTCCTGATTTAGGTTCTGCTTCTACTGCAAATCTATATGACGAGAAATTAGCGTATGACAAAAATGGAAATATTTTAAAACTTGATAGAAATGGTGCTTCACTCGCTGGAGTAGTAACTACTATAGATAAGTTAAATTATGGTTATGAACCAGGAAGCAATCTTTTATCAACTGTTAGAGATGCTTCTGGTAATCAAGAAGGATTTAAACAAGTTAATACATCAGGTATAGACTACGGATATGATGAGTTTGGTAATCTAACTAGTGATAAACACAAGAAAATAACTAAGATTAAATACAATCACTTAAACTTACCTGTTGAGATTAGCTTTGGTACAGATAAAATAGAGTATATTTATACCTCTTCTGGAGAGAAAGTACAGAAGAAAGTAACAGATAAAGGTATTGTTACACTAACAGATTATTTAGGAGGATTTCAGTATGTAAAGGGCAAACTTAGTTTTTTCCCTACAGCGGAAGGATTCTTTAATACAGAAACAAATACTTATGTATATCAGTTTAAAGATCATTTGGGTAATATAAGATTATCTTATAGTGATAAGAATACAGATAATACCATTGATGCAAGTGAGATTATAGAAGAGACAAACTATTATCCTTTTGGACTCGCTCATAAGGGCTATAATCAGAAGAATGATGCTTTAATGAAAGATTACAAGTATCAATATAATGGTAAAGAAAAGCAAGAAGAGTTAGGGCTTAACTATTATGACTATGGAGCACGTAACTATGATGCAGCTATAGGTAGATGGATGAATGTGGATCCATTGGCGGAGAAGTATCCCTCTTGGACACCATACCATTATGTACACAATAATCCGATTAATTTGATTGATCCTACAGGAATGGAGAGTGAAGACTGGGTGAAAAGAGAAAAAAATGGAGGAACTGAATACTTTTTTGACCCAGATGTACAAGGAAAAAATGCAACAGAATCTAAGCATGGAAAAGGATCTCATGTAGAAAATGGATCATCACTTGTAGGAAAGTCTAGTCAAGGAGAGAAATATAGGTATACTTTTAATAGTGATGGATCTTATTCAAAAGGAGGAAGTATGGTTAATAGTAGAACAAAAACAGAAGGAGGGTCTACGATATATCAGTATTGCAGTAGTTGTTTGGATCCTCAAACTTTATATCAACAGTTTGGAGGAATAGGTGGACTTACATATCCAGGTGGGGATAATCCAAAAACATATGGAGGAAAAGATGATTATTCATTTGTTCCATCATCGCTAGTAGAATTTCCCGCTATACAACATGACTTGGCATATGATAAGTTAGGAATTACAGGTGCAAGTGGACTGTTAATGGATAGAAGTGCAATCTCGGCAGATTGGACCTTTGTAAATCAACATATATTTTTGTCTCAATCAGGTCTTTTAAGTCCCACAGATAGATTCAAATCGGATCTTTTAGGGTTTGGTTTAGGAGCTGCTGCGACTCCAAAAACATTGTTGAATTTTGTCTTGCCTTCTCCAAAATATAACTATCCATATACGCCAGAACAACGAGTTTTAACAAATATAGGTATGTCTAATTTTAGATAG
- a CDS encoding XRE family transcriptional regulator, with the protein MKQTYYLTLAYEICGCSGGYIEIARKIADILEVSLDYLTGKEEVLIDKYTSLRILEVSKFEETDRNHIFSVIDAFIAKRKIQSIL; encoded by the coding sequence TTGAAACAAACTTACTATCTTACATTAGCTTATGAAATATGTGGTTGCTCGGGCGGATACATTGAGATTGCAAGGAAAATTGCTGATATTTTAGAGGTTTCTTTAGATTACCTCACAGGTAAAGAAGAAGTGCTAATTGATAAATATACCAGTTTACGTATTTTAGAAGTGTCTAAGTTTGAAGAAACAGATCGAAATCACATCTTTTCGGTCATTGATGCATTTATTGCTAAAAGAAAAATTCAATCTATTTTATAA
- the tnpA gene encoding IS66 family insertion sequence element accessory protein TnpA: MSKQDKMYSHVEDWKSSGLTQSRYCESVGIKLATFSYWVVKYKAESTQLDNNFITVTKGQVTNSQEYEIVYPNGVKLRVQTDNLSELYSLVNLV, translated from the coding sequence ATGAGCAAACAAGACAAGATGTACTCTCATGTAGAGGATTGGAAATCAAGTGGATTAACGCAGTCAAGATACTGTGAAAGTGTAGGAATTAAGTTAGCAACCTTTAGTTATTGGGTAGTTAAATATAAGGCAGAGTCAACACAATTAGACAATAATTTTATAACTGTAACAAAAGGTCAAGTAACCAATAGTCAAGAATATGAGATTGTGTATCCCAATGGTGTAAAGCTACGTGTACAAACGGATAATCTTAGCGAACTATATTCATTAGTAAACTTAGTGTAA
- the tnpB gene encoding IS66 family insertion sequence element accessory protein TnpB (TnpB, as the term is used for proteins encoded by IS66 family insertion elements, is considered an accessory protein, since TnpC, encoded by a neighboring gene, is a DDE family transposase.) gives MFSLSSSNQFHLYRQACDMRKSFDSLCGLVQNELNQIAHNGSVYIFINRRCNQMKLLHWEAGGFVLYHKRLEQGTFSFPTHSKAQISWSDLVLMIEGIQIIKSSQKRRFLLK, from the coding sequence ATGTTTAGTTTGAGTAGTTCCAATCAATTTCATTTGTATAGGCAGGCTTGTGATATGCGCAAGAGTTTTGATAGTCTTTGTGGGCTTGTTCAGAATGAGCTTAATCAAATAGCTCATAATGGAAGTGTCTATATATTTATCAATAGACGCTGTAATCAAATGAAGCTCTTGCATTGGGAAGCAGGAGGCTTTGTACTATACCACAAACGCTTAGAACAAGGAACTTTTTCCTTTCCTACGCATAGTAAAGCTCAAATAAGTTGGAGTGATTTAGTGCTTATGATAGAGGGAATACAGATTATAAAAAGCAGTCAAAAAAGAAGGTTTTTATTGAAGTAA
- the ltrA gene encoding group II intron reverse transcriptase/maturase, with translation MQKAKSFIISKHLVMEAWNRIRSNGGSAGIDNQSLKDFEKNLKDNLYRIWNRMSSGSYMPSPVKLVDIPKNGGGTRPLGIPTVGDRVAQMIVVLLLEPEFEKVFHQDSYGYRPRRSAHDALASARQRCWKYDWVLDMDIKGFFDNINHALLHKALVRHTKESWMLLYIKRWLEVPYMRGNKELIERTKGVPQGSVIGPVLANLFLHYAFDTWITRNYPMVPFERYADDTICHCRTQEQAIMMQRVVEERFRACGLELNETKLKQRLSTVKIQTGEQILIRFSSTF, from the coding sequence ATGCAAAAGGCAAAGTCATTTATTATTTCAAAACACCTTGTAATGGAAGCGTGGAATCGCATTCGTTCCAATGGTGGAAGTGCTGGGATTGATAATCAATCTTTAAAGGATTTTGAGAAGAATCTTAAAGATAACCTTTATCGAATCTGGAACCGTATGTCCTCGGGCAGTTATATGCCATCTCCTGTAAAGCTTGTAGATATTCCAAAGAATGGAGGAGGTACTCGACCGCTAGGGATTCCAACGGTGGGTGACCGTGTAGCTCAGATGATAGTAGTTTTACTTTTAGAGCCAGAATTTGAGAAGGTTTTTCATCAAGATTCTTACGGTTATCGTCCCAGGCGCTCAGCTCATGACGCTTTAGCCTCCGCTCGACAAAGATGCTGGAAGTACGACTGGGTATTAGACATGGATATCAAAGGATTCTTTGATAACATCAACCATGCACTTTTACATAAAGCACTTGTACGGCATACTAAGGAAAGCTGGATGTTATTGTACATTAAAAGATGGTTAGAAGTTCCTTACATGCGAGGGAATAAGGAGCTAATTGAACGAACTAAAGGTGTTCCTCAAGGTTCAGTCATCGGTCCAGTATTAGCAAATCTCTTTCTTCACTACGCTTTTGACACTTGGATTACTCGGAATTACCCAATGGTACCTTTCGAACGTTATGCAGATGATACAATTTGTCACTGTAGAACACAAGAACAGGCTATCATGATGCAACGAGTTGTTGAGGAGCGTTTTAGAGCCTGTGGACTTGAATTGAACGAAACTAAACTAAAACAAAGATTGTCTACTGTAAAGATTCAAACAGGAGAGCAAATTTTGATCAGATTCAGTTCGACTTTTTAG
- a CDS encoding group II intron maturase-specific domain-containing protein — translation MPAISSKAKKKIGETMRSWWQTSRTDRRIEELALWLNPTLQGWINYYGKFYKSQLNGLFNRLNQRLVIWVTKKYKRFKGRRTRARKWLGIFAKNHPNLFSHWRFGLRPAKPIELTG, via the coding sequence TTGCCTGCGATAAGTAGTAAGGCTAAGAAGAAAATAGGAGAAACTATGCGCTCATGGTGGCAAACAAGTCGAACGGACAGAAGAATTGAAGAGCTTGCATTATGGTTAAATCCAACTCTTCAAGGGTGGATTAACTATTATGGTAAGTTTTATAAAAGTCAACTAAATGGTTTGTTTAATCGACTCAATCAACGACTTGTAATCTGGGTTACGAAGAAATACAAAAGGTTTAAAGGTCGGCGAACTCGTGCAAGGAAATGGTTAGGTATATTTGCAAAGAATCATCCTAATCTATTTTCACATTGGCGATTTGGTTTGCGACCAGCAAAACCTATTGAATTGACTGGATAA
- a CDS encoding ATP-binding protein yields the protein MSKFIPQTRSNPVLLQKKLDKLKAEVSLHGKNIDAISKSHDNHITMLSNFARHDIKNSVQSMDSILSTNELYEFTENHIESLKLNLKIIRETINNFSQLVPYSENNNFTLDELTIAIELLNRESFYVNKVSFKKEIPEGVFKFNLPFQSVVQMINNIIINAIKAFENVDDKKIKFQADFTDESFMIKIYDNGNKIPFDDIDSIFDYGKSSSGGSGIGLYHARYLCNLYKGKIDIIELTDNKDYSKYFLINLPIINNL from the coding sequence ATGAGTAAATTTATTCCACAAACCAGAAGTAATCCAGTTCTATTACAAAAAAAACTAGATAAATTAAAAGCAGAAGTAAGTTTACATGGTAAAAATATAGATGCTATATCAAAATCACACGATAATCATATTACAATGTTAAGCAATTTTGCTAGACATGATATTAAGAACTCTGTACAAAGTATGGATAGTATTCTAAGTACAAATGAATTATACGAGTTTACTGAAAATCATATAGAATCTCTTAAATTAAATCTGAAAATAATTAGAGAGACAATTAATAATTTCTCACAACTTGTTCCGTATAGTGAAAATAATAATTTTACTTTAGATGAATTAACTATAGCCATAGAGTTACTCAATAGGGAAAGTTTTTACGTGAACAAAGTCTCTTTTAAGAAAGAGATTCCTGAGGGTGTTTTTAAATTTAATTTACCTTTTCAATCTGTAGTTCAGATGATTAATAATATTATAATAAATGCTATTAAAGCATTTGAAAATGTAGATGATAAAAAGATAAAATTTCAAGCAGATTTTACAGATGAAAGTTTTATGATAAAAATTTATGATAATGGAAATAAAATTCCTTTTGATGATATTGATTCAATTTTTGATTATGGTAAATCTTCAAGTGGTGGTTCTGGAATAGGATTATATCACGCACGTTATTTATGTAACTTATATAAAGGTAAAATAGATATAATTGAATTAACAGATAATAAGGATTACAGTAAATATTTTTTAATAAATTTACCAATAATAAATAATCTCTAA
- a CDS encoding response regulator gives MKRSVLIIDDEKDQAEGLCKALTKSLSNTYFDYASEEEEITSSIENKYFSIAIIDLRMDKFSFDGIELINKIFEVNPFAKVIIVSAFTGEYFRQIKDLLVTGKIIDVIDKIEFSLFVKQLGSKINSYHKALFEDPSEINSALLEFYSQAKNEKNNFKKGEKFEHFVSLLFQSIGFKNVNKRIIDKSLNEVDLIIRNEIDDSFVNKFGKYILVECKNKPEDKVDKNTFIVFNNKLKYTNGLAELGILATTGYITRNTYLEAIRDSNEMRKVIFLSNPEFEKLIMSNNKLEEFKLIIDSQVKDN, from the coding sequence ATGAAAAGAAGTGTTTTAATAATAGATGATGAAAAAGATCAAGCAGAAGGTCTTTGTAAAGCATTGACAAAATCTCTATCCAATACGTATTTTGATTATGCAAGTGAAGAAGAAGAAATTACTTCCTCTATTGAAAATAAATATTTTTCAATCGCTATTATTGATTTAAGAATGGATAAGTTTTCATTTGATGGCATAGAATTGATAAATAAGATTTTTGAAGTTAACCCTTTTGCAAAAGTCATTATAGTATCAGCATTTACAGGAGAGTATTTTCGTCAAATTAAAGATTTACTTGTTACAGGAAAGATTATTGACGTTATTGATAAAATAGAATTTTCTCTTTTTGTTAAACAGTTAGGAAGTAAAATAAATAGTTATCATAAAGCTTTATTTGAAGACCCTTCAGAAATAAACTCCGCATTGCTAGAGTTTTATTCTCAAGCAAAAAATGAAAAGAATAATTTTAAAAAAGGTGAAAAGTTTGAACATTTTGTAAGCTTATTATTTCAATCTATTGGATTTAAAAATGTAAATAAGCGTATAATAGATAAATCCTTAAATGAAGTGGATTTAATTATTAGAAACGAAATAGATGATAGTTTTGTTAATAAGTTTGGAAAGTATATCCTAGTTGAATGCAAGAATAAGCCAGAGGATAAAGTAGATAAAAATACTTTCATTGTATTTAATAATAAACTAAAATATACTAATGGATTAGCTGAATTAGGAATTCTAGCTACTACAGGATATATTACTAGAAATACTTATTTAGAAGCTATAAGAGACTCTAATGAAATGAGAAAGGTTATATTTTTATCAAATCCTGAATTTGAAAAATTAATAATGTCAAATAACAAATTGGAAGAATTTAAATTAATAATAGACAGCCAAGTTAAAGACAATTAA
- a CDS encoding S8 family peptidase: MKKILLTTFLLFAIWSQNALGQNLTTRNAIRSTYDIEASSKQINEYAAKAEINRKRAFAVAKNKSLPTSGINARGNYFELSSIDDNGILIYKTTLNAGSRITARAENIPTTLNGNTFLEGEGMLIGLVDGLPLLDTHQEFFTSDANRISRATLKETVPEIFNHRDSIRSHQTRRFHATHVGGTIAALGLNPEAKGIAPKAKLWSYSWNDDYKKMSDMAIAGIVVSNHSYGFDYFDNYGNLQDPRLLDYFGAYLDTAVQYDRLAINYPYYQPVLAAGNDGDLQSKTYRNTSKENCNCDMLNGGGVSKNMVVVAAVEQVVLYTGASSVRLAYFSSQGPTNDFRIKPDISAKGVDVFSSTFVVPNPLNATPGIGYYVKSNGTSMAAPAVTGVFALWQEWATKFSSKPMPYKSATIRALMAHTADEAGAAPGPDHLFGWGLINAKAGIDVLLAAKDKRSTYVLEQELKQGEKFTKEIYVGKDRGKMVVTLSWTDPEGTLVKGNLDEEYMKNNPLLINDLNVVVKKGNEVFYPWRLTKDFNNLKAEKGVNDVDNIEKIEIMDLTPGKYTIEVSHSKTLKAGKQEYSLISTVGKFDDLKPEDKEQETGNVDEIRLWPNPVVNELFVTVGEKYNGRTVNIRVFDINGRLIGDISETVEQAMVSVNMSGYNANVYIVEVKTFDSSKTVRIVKK; encoded by the coding sequence ATGAAAAAAATACTACTTACTACTTTTTTGCTATTTGCTATATGGAGTCAGAATGCCTTAGGGCAGAATCTAACTACGCGAAATGCTATTCGGTCAACTTATGATATAGAGGCTAGCTCTAAACAGATTAATGAGTATGCTGCTAAGGCTGAGATTAATAGGAAAAGAGCTTTTGCGGTAGCTAAAAATAAAAGTCTTCCAACAAGTGGGATAAACGCTCGTGGAAATTACTTTGAACTAAGTAGTATAGATGACAATGGTATTTTAATTTATAAAACCACTTTAAATGCTGGTTCTAGAATAACGGCTAGAGCGGAGAATATTCCAACGACTCTAAATGGGAATACTTTTTTAGAAGGAGAGGGGATGCTTATTGGTTTAGTAGATGGTTTACCACTGCTTGATACTCATCAAGAGTTTTTTACAAGTGATGCAAATAGAATCTCTAGAGCTACTTTAAAAGAAACAGTACCAGAGATATTTAACCATAGAGACAGTATTCGAAGTCATCAAACCAGACGGTTTCACGCAACCCATGTTGGAGGTACAATAGCAGCTTTAGGTCTTAATCCTGAGGCTAAAGGGATTGCTCCAAAAGCTAAGTTGTGGAGTTACTCATGGAATGATGATTATAAAAAAATGTCAGACATGGCCATCGCAGGTATTGTGGTTAGTAATCACTCATATGGGTTTGATTATTTTGATAATTATGGAAATCTACAAGATCCTAGGCTTTTGGATTATTTCGGAGCGTATTTAGACACAGCAGTGCAGTATGATAGGCTTGCGATTAACTATCCATATTATCAGCCTGTTTTAGCTGCGGGAAATGATGGAGATTTGCAAAGTAAAACGTATCGCAATACTTCAAAAGAAAACTGTAATTGTGATATGCTTAATGGTGGTGGAGTTTCTAAAAATATGGTTGTTGTAGCCGCTGTAGAGCAAGTGGTTTTATATACCGGAGCATCAAGTGTGAGATTAGCTTACTTTAGTTCACAAGGTCCTACCAATGATTTTAGAATAAAACCAGATATCTCAGCTAAGGGAGTAGATGTATTCTCATCAACATTTGTTGTACCTAACCCTTTAAATGCTACACCTGGAATTGGCTATTATGTAAAGAGTAATGGGACTTCAATGGCTGCTCCTGCGGTAACTGGAGTTTTTGCTTTATGGCAAGAATGGGCAACTAAGTTTTCGTCTAAGCCTATGCCTTACAAATCAGCTACTATTCGTGCTTTAATGGCGCATACCGCGGATGAAGCAGGAGCTGCACCAGGACCTGATCACCTTTTTGGATGGGGACTAATTAATGCAAAAGCAGGAATAGATGTACTTTTAGCAGCAAAGGATAAGCGAAGTACTTATGTTTTAGAACAAGAATTAAAACAAGGAGAGAAATTTACTAAAGAGATTTATGTAGGTAAGGATAGGGGTAAAATGGTTGTAACTCTTTCATGGACTGATCCAGAAGGGACTCTTGTTAAAGGGAATTTAGATGAGGAGTATATGAAAAATAATCCACTTCTTATTAACGATCTAAATGTGGTGGTAAAAAAAGGCAATGAAGTATTCTATCCATGGAGGTTAACAAAGGATTTTAATAACCTTAAAGCAGAAAAAGGGGTAAATGATGTAGATAATATCGAGAAGATAGAAATCATGGATTTAACACCTGGAAAATACACTATAGAGGTTAGTCATAGTAAAACACTAAAGGCAGGAAAACAGGAATATTCACTGATAAGTACAGTAGGGAAGTTTGATGATTTAAAACCAGAGGATAAAGAACAAGAGACTGGCAATGTGGATGAGATTAGATTATGGCCTAATCCGGTTGTGAATGAGTTGTTTGTAACAGTAGGTGAAAAATATAATGGAAGAACTGTTAATATACGTGTATTTGATATCAATGGTAGACTTATAGGGGATATATCTGAGACAGTAGAACAAGCAATGGTGAGCGTAAATATGTCTGGATATAATGCCAATGTGTATATTGTAGAGGTAAAAACATTTGATTCTTCTAAGACTGTACGCATCGTTAAAAAATAA
- a CDS encoding type IX secretion system membrane protein PorP/SprF, protein MKIKRNIKKIAVSLLVIGSAVKGYAQQDPQYTQYMYNANMINPAYVGSKENLSVFGMYRAQWVGLEGAPKTATISVSTPLGDKGLGLGVNFINDRIGAMDENNISVDLSYTIDLNQDYKLAFGLKTTANILSVDYSKLTIYDPTDPSTQLNINNKFNPNVGAGVYLFSDKAYAGISVPNFLTSDRYNDNDITVMTQKAHFYVMGGYVFDVSRDVLFKPAALVKAVSGAPLQVDLTANFLFYEKFTLGAAYRWDASVSALAGFQINKNLFVGYSYDADTTKLNNYNSGSHEVFLRFDLFNKYNKVSTARFF, encoded by the coding sequence ATGAAAATTAAAAGAAACATTAAAAAAATAGCAGTTAGCTTATTAGTTATTGGATCTGCTGTAAAGGGATATGCCCAACAAGATCCTCAATATACCCAGTATATGTATAATGCTAATATGATTAACCCTGCTTATGTGGGAAGTAAGGAGAACTTGAGTGTTTTCGGAATGTATAGGGCACAATGGGTAGGGCTTGAAGGAGCACCTAAAACAGCTACTATTTCTGTGTCAACACCTCTTGGAGATAAAGGATTGGGATTAGGAGTTAATTTTATTAATGATCGTATAGGGGCTATGGATGAGAACAATATCTCGGTAGACTTATCCTATACAATAGATTTAAATCAGGATTATAAATTAGCTTTTGGATTAAAAACTACAGCTAATATATTAAGTGTAGATTACTCTAAACTTACCATATATGATCCTACAGATCCAAGTACTCAACTTAATATCAATAATAAGTTTAATCCCAATGTAGGAGCAGGGGTCTATCTTTTCTCTGACAAGGCCTATGCGGGTATCTCTGTACCTAATTTTTTAACAAGTGATCGTTACAATGACAATGACATTACAGTGATGACACAAAAAGCTCATTTCTATGTAATGGGAGGATATGTATTTGATGTTAGTAGAGATGTATTATTCAAACCAGCAGCTCTAGTTAAGGCTGTTAGTGGAGCACCTTTACAAGTAGATTTGACAGCAAACTTTTTATTCTATGAAAAATTTACACTAGGAGCAGCCTATCGATGGGATGCCTCGGTTAGTGCTTTGGCTGGATTCCAAATTAATAAAAATCTGTTTGTAGGCTATAGTTATGATGCCGATACAACTAAACTTAATAATTACAACTCTGGGTCACATGAGGTGTTTTTGCGATTTGACTTATTTAATAAATATAATAAAGTTAGTACTGCTCGATTCTTCTAA